The Euryarchaeota archaeon genome includes a region encoding these proteins:
- a CDS encoding PKD domain-containing protein, translating to MHQVGPAFEIVGNTFETRGTSIRVTDSNNGTVEFNRFSGRSTIDIAYFERDACSNTLAFNDIENLRVVNAPGDCPLEARYNWWGNAVEPSTTPPQADGAMAIDPWLTLPPEQLPKVVIAWPPSGSVVRGNVIINGTAESKDGTPINKVQTSKTRFDWDDNATATGQERWTLRLDASNLPTGPFSLWVRSCSAVDCGVPARLDLAIAGVPTPPIAILRASSDVVLAGENVTLDGRNSYSPQGRQITGYSFSFGNGNATPWGTDATSVAVFKQPGTYTASLQVRDAAGLSNTNTPSVLIYVKSRSSTVADGPNFAPVPAPLVWETVLAGLVGITLVRGLRRNR from the coding sequence ATGCACCAAGTTGGTCCTGCCTTCGAGATTGTTGGAAACACGTTCGAAACTCGCGGCACGTCCATACGTGTTACCGACAGCAACAACGGGACCGTAGAGTTCAACAGATTTTCGGGCCGGTCCACCATTGACATCGCATATTTCGAGCGAGATGCCTGCTCCAACACGCTTGCCTTCAACGACATCGAGAATCTGAGGGTCGTCAACGCCCCCGGCGACTGCCCCCTTGAGGCGCGGTACAATTGGTGGGGAAACGCGGTCGAGCCTTCGACGACGCCGCCGCAAGCCGACGGCGCAATGGCCATTGACCCGTGGCTGACTCTTCCCCCGGAACAGCTCCCCAAGGTCGTCATCGCGTGGCCGCCAAGCGGTTCAGTGGTCCGTGGAAACGTCATCATAAACGGCACCGCCGAATCGAAGGACGGGACGCCGATCAATAAGGTCCAAACGAGCAAGACCCGCTTCGATTGGGACGATAATGCCACCGCCACGGGGCAGGAGCGTTGGACGCTTCGTTTGGACGCGAGCAACCTCCCGACGGGGCCGTTTTCCCTTTGGGTCCGCTCGTGCAGTGCGGTCGATTGCGGAGTGCCGGCGAGACTTGACTTGGCCATCGCCGGCGTTCCGACCCCCCCAATCGCGATTCTTCGGGCCAGCTCAGATGTCGTCCTAGCAGGAGAAAACGTGACCCTCGACGGTCGCAATTCATACTCCCCCCAAGGCCGTCAGATCACGGGTTACAGTTTCAGTTTCGGAAACGGAAACGCGACCCCTTGGGGAACCGACGCGACGTCAGTGGCCGTATTCAAACAGCCAGGGACCTATACCGCATCTCTCCAGGTGCGCGACGCCGCTGGACTCAGCAACACCAACACGCCAAGCGTCCTCATCTACGTGAAGTCTCGCTCTTCGACGGTTGCCGATGGGCCCAACTTCGCGCCCGTCCCGGCGCCGCTCGTCTGGGAGACCGTGCTGGCCGGTCTCGTGGGCATTACGCTTGTTCGTGGACTCAGGAGAAATCGATGA
- a CDS encoding response regulator — protein MTASPCVLVVDDNDDHRLLAKVLLGRLNPDRKFLLTEASSGPEALSRLDELVKQGRNVLVITDFVMPEMTGLELMRHVRARHAHEEVRVAVFTSLAKAVFPEAPEFSGEDEMFAKPAGLDTFQRELARIVARWAETVSAAKENQ, from the coding sequence GTGACGGCTTCTCCATGCGTCCTAGTCGTCGACGACAATGATGATCATAGGCTTCTGGCGAAGGTCCTCTTAGGGCGCTTGAATCCAGATCGGAAGTTCCTCCTTACCGAGGCAAGTTCCGGCCCCGAAGCGCTTTCAAGGCTCGACGAGCTCGTGAAGCAGGGGCGAAACGTGCTCGTGATCACGGATTTCGTCATGCCCGAGATGACGGGATTGGAGTTGATGCGCCACGTCCGAGCGCGACACGCGCACGAGGAAGTACGAGTCGCGGTATTCACGTCCCTGGCCAAGGCGGTCTTTCCCGAAGCGCCGGAGTTTTCCGGGGAGGACGAGATGTTCGCAAAACCCGCGGGGTTGGACACTTTCCAACGGGAGCTCGCACGAATTGTAGCGCGATGGGCGGAGACCGTTTCGGCTGCGAAGGAGAACCAGTGA
- a CDS encoding sensor histidine kinase, protein MRWNLRWQITVIFIAAVVVVAGVSTGFGLQQTNSRIRDSIIEEQRASGSNTLNGVSGFFESRQRSLASTAGTINAADLEPAVDTRAIQTIFDPLVAHSSDFQRVLLVDWGGKVLVSRPAGDGTPFASFETDPTLRLSVDSNKPILSIDPRLGPPYWVVPVPASPTERPMSVVGILSTGSLDKILIENIAQRGEAILTDLGGGIVASTLPDQGQDSLAGLDAWRTLESDHDAVVESSWDGVSGDVLATGARSDALPFVVVTLSPKSRMTALQGQLVWNAALTSAGLVGTAAILGVIATGLITRPLAEVRTAARKMASGRLDARARPRGALELRELATDFNAMAASLAEERAELMTLQRNLETMVAERTTALQRKQQEMELFFYTVSHDIKSSIITITGFVQLAEEEVAKKNPGQGELREYLSRANRANESLQKLIVELMEFARVEQQEPTYRIADVTHVAEAVFAELRVLAKSRGVELLTAGPPLEIETDVDRLRHAITNIAHNAITYMPAKDGASVLIWWDRNDDDLVLRVQDNGAGMSKELEGALFQPFANRRLKKRNHGGSGLGLSITKRLVEGLGGSISVTSQEGIGTTFTIRLPLRHEMNGDHVV, encoded by the coding sequence ATGAGGTGGAACCTCCGCTGGCAAATTACTGTGATCTTCATTGCGGCGGTCGTGGTGGTGGCGGGCGTCTCCACTGGATTCGGGCTGCAGCAGACTAATTCTCGCATCCGCGACTCTATAATAGAAGAGCAGCGGGCATCTGGGTCCAATACGCTGAACGGCGTCTCGGGATTCTTCGAGTCCAGGCAACGGTCCTTGGCCTCCACGGCCGGCACGATAAACGCGGCGGACCTCGAACCCGCGGTCGACACGAGGGCAATCCAAACCATCTTTGACCCGTTGGTTGCGCATTCCTCAGACTTCCAACGCGTATTGCTGGTGGACTGGGGAGGAAAGGTGCTGGTGTCAAGGCCCGCCGGCGACGGCACCCCTTTCGCCTCGTTTGAAACCGATCCGACATTACGCCTGAGCGTGGATTCAAACAAGCCAATCCTCTCGATAGATCCCCGTTTGGGCCCACCTTATTGGGTGGTCCCGGTCCCCGCTTCGCCTACCGAACGCCCCATGAGCGTCGTAGGCATTCTCAGCACGGGAAGCTTGGACAAGATCCTCATCGAAAACATCGCGCAACGAGGCGAAGCCATCCTCACGGATCTTGGAGGCGGCATCGTCGCAAGCACGCTTCCAGACCAGGGGCAGGATTCCCTTGCGGGTTTGGACGCGTGGCGGACTCTCGAATCCGACCACGACGCCGTAGTTGAATCGAGTTGGGATGGGGTCTCGGGGGACGTTCTTGCGACGGGGGCCCGCTCCGATGCGCTTCCGTTTGTCGTCGTCACGCTTAGCCCCAAGAGTCGAATGACGGCGCTCCAAGGACAACTCGTGTGGAACGCTGCGCTGACCTCTGCCGGTCTCGTGGGAACGGCGGCGATCCTCGGCGTGATCGCGACGGGGCTCATAACGCGGCCACTGGCCGAAGTGCGCACCGCCGCGCGCAAGATGGCAAGCGGCAGGCTTGACGCGAGGGCTCGCCCGCGCGGCGCGTTGGAACTACGGGAACTTGCGACGGATTTCAACGCCATGGCTGCGTCGTTGGCCGAAGAACGCGCCGAATTGATGACGCTTCAACGGAATCTGGAGACGATGGTCGCCGAGCGGACCACGGCCCTCCAGCGCAAACAACAGGAGATGGAACTTTTCTTCTACACCGTCTCGCATGACATCAAGAGCTCCATAATCACGATCACGGGCTTCGTGCAGTTGGCGGAGGAGGAGGTGGCGAAAAAGAATCCGGGACAAGGCGAACTCCGCGAGTACTTGTCGCGGGCCAATCGCGCCAACGAGAGTCTCCAGAAACTCATCGTCGAGCTCATGGAGTTTGCCCGCGTGGAGCAGCAGGAACCCACGTATCGCATCGCGGACGTTACTCATGTGGCAGAGGCTGTCTTCGCGGAGCTACGAGTACTCGCCAAATCCCGGGGAGTCGAGCTCTTGACGGCAGGTCCACCCTTGGAAATCGAGACCGACGTGGACAGGCTTCGACACGCCATCACGAACATCGCACATAACGCCATCACGTACATGCCAGCCAAAGACGGGGCGAGCGTCCTCATCTGGTGGGACAGAAATGATGATGACCTGGTTCTTCGCGTCCAAGACAACGGGGCCGGCATGTCCAAGGAACTGGAGGGCGCGCTGTTTCAACCCTTCGCCAACCGCCGCTTGAAGAAACGCAACCACGGCGGGAGCGGTCTTGGTTTGAGCATCACCAAGCGCCTTGTTGAGGGTCTTGGAGGGTCGATCTCCGTTACCAGCCAAGAAGGGATCGGAACGACGTTCACGATCAGATTGCCGTTACGCCACGAGATGAATGGAGACCACGTTGTGTGA